A genome region from Phoenix dactylifera cultivar Barhee BC4 chromosome 18, palm_55x_up_171113_PBpolish2nd_filt_p, whole genome shotgun sequence includes the following:
- the LOC103698474 gene encoding probable ascorbate-specific transmembrane electron transporter 1 produces the protein MSERREEMGGLAGVRAEGFTFASHALAAAAAALVLVWCIHFRGGLAFESTNKSLIFNVHPVLMLIGFIIIGSEAIMSYRALPFSKEVKKLIHLILHAIALVLGAVGIYAAFKYHNESGIANLYSLHSWIGLGTICLYGIQWIFGFVTFFYPGASLAFKRVALPWHVLFGLFVYILAVGAAELGFLEKLTFLENSGLAKYSSEAFLVNFTALVVIFLGACVVISTIAPYHVEDPHDYTAVSDD, from the exons ATGagcgaaagaagagaagagatggGAGGGTTGGCAGGAGTGAGAGCTGAGGGGTTCACGTTTGCGTCGCATGCGctcgcggcggcggcggcggcgctggTGCTGGTGTGGTGCATCCACTTCCGAGGCGGCCTCGCCTTCGAGTCCACGAACAAATCTCTCATCTTTAAT GTTCATCCAGTTCTCATGCTGATTGGATTCATTATAATTGGAAGTGAAG CAATAATGAGCTATAGAGCTCTTCCTTTCAGCAAAGAAGTAAAGAAACTGATCCACTTGATTCTTCATGCAATTGCTCTTGTGCTTGGTGCCGTGGGAATCTATGCGGCCTTCAAATATCACAATGAAAGTGGGATCGCCAATCTCTACAGCTTGCATTCATGGATCGGGCTTGGTACGATATGTCTTTATGGCATTCAG tgGATTTTTGGCTTCGTCACCTTCTTCTATCCGGGTGCTTCCTTGGCCTTCAAACGAGTTGCTCTTCCATGGCATGTGTTGTTCGGGCTCTTCGTCTACATACTGGCCGTAGGAGCTGCTGAGTTAGGCTTTCTAGAGAAGCTCACATTCCTCGAGAACTCGGGCCTCGCCAAGTATAGTTCGGAAGCTTTCTTGGTCAATTTCACTGCCCTTGTAGTAATATTTTTAGGAGCCTGTGTGGTGATATCCACCATTGCTCCTTACCATGTAGAAGACCCCCATGATTATACCGCTGTATCCGATGACTAG
- the LOC108510889 gene encoding nuclear transcription factor Y subunit C-2-like, giving the protein MRQAGNYSGILSGGLSGRTGPHSLPLARIKKIMKRSGDGVKMISGEAPIAFSKACELFIEELTQRAWMVTLQGKRRTLHKEDVAAAVMATDVFDFLVEMVSDSNGTQIDAPSYQVRHHGGEKIDRT; this is encoded by the coding sequence ATGCGGCAGGCCGGAAACTACTCGGGCATCCTCTCCGGTGGATTGTCCGGGAGAACCGGCCCTCACTCGCTCCCACTGGCAAGGATAAAGAAGATCATGAAGAGGTCAGGTGATGGCGTGAAGATGATATCAGGGGAGGCGCCCATTGCGTTCTCCAAGGCATGCGAACTCTTCATTGAGGAGCTCACGCAGAGGGCGTGGATGGTGACCCTCCAAGGCAAGAGGAGGACCCTCCACAAGGAGGATGTTGCAGCTGCTGTCATGGCCACTGATGTCTTTGACTTCCTCGTCGAGATGGTGTCTGATTCTAATGGCACTCAGATCGATGCCCCCAGCTACCAAGTCCGACACCACGGTGGTGAAAAGATAGATCGTACGTGA
- the LOC103698483 gene encoding probable LRR receptor-like serine/threonine-protein kinase At1g63430, whose amino-acid sequence MMRPVGFPLLLLLAVKCGVFFVSSESFLHDEVSALAAFKRAILEDPLSVLSDWNTLDGDPCNWTGVICSKPQNHVISLNISSSSLKGFLAPELRSLSSLQQLILRNNSFLGTIPKQIGMLKSLTVLDLSLNRLTGSIPPELGDLTSITKINLQSNGLTGNIPPELGKLKNLIELRLSRNRLKGSIPGSSNLSFFYGMFSSRNNITGLCQSSQLKAGDFSYNFFVGKIPPCLKYLPRSSFQGNCFQDGYSVLQRSSQLCRGGSAKSQGVARETSKQYHEGNKHQNLQQPVWLLILEITTGVLVVVFLTTGAVTAVKSCKLKTSVKIPWTRTMTWKDEIAISIDNEMLKNVSRLTRQELEVACEDFSNIIGSSPDSIVYKGTMKDGPEIAVISLCISKDQWTGYLEFFFQSKVVDLARLNHETTAKLLGYCKESDPFSRMLVFEYASNGTLYEHLHYGDGCQLSWLRRMKIAIGVARGLKYLHTELQPPFPIPELNSTAVYLTEDFSPKLVDFESWKMIFSKSGKNSGYITGGGSFHGYVDSLEQLNMDVQGNTHAFGVLLLELISGRPRFCKDRGYLVDWALKYLQNPEEKSKLIDPELENVKSDDIDVICSVVSLCIEPDPSKRPSMQIITAMLENGIDLSAAALLKESPLAWAELALSS is encoded by the exons ATGATGAGACCGGTTGGGTTTCcgctgcttcttcttcttgccgTTAAATGCGGTGTTTTCTTCGTGTCTTCCGAGTCCTTTTTACACGATGAAG TGTCGGCACTGGCTGCTTTCAAACGGGCTATACTTGAAGACCCTCTTTCGGTTCTATCTGACTGGAATACCCTAGATGGAGATCCTTGCAACTGGACTGGTGTGATCTGCTCAAAGCCTCAGAATCATGTGATCTCTCT AAATATTTCCAGTTCATCCTTGAAAGGATTCCTTGCACCAGAACTTAGATCACTGAGTTCTTTGCAACAACT AATTTTGAGGAACAATTCGTTTCTTGGGACAATACCTAAACAAATTGGCATGCTGAAAAGTCTCACCGTACTGGACTTGAGCTTGAATAGGCTCACGGGCTCTATTCCTCCTGAGCTTGGAGACTTGACCAGCATTACAAAAAT AAATCTCCAATCCAATGGCTTGACTGGCAATATACCCCCTGAACTTGGTAAACTGAAGAATCTTATTGAGCTACGGTTGAGTAGGAATAGACTCAAGGGATCAATTCCTGGAAGCAGcaatttgagttttttttatgGCAT GTTTTCCTCTCGCAACAATATCACTGGCCTGTGCCAGTCATCTCAGTTAAAAGCTGGAGATTTCTCATACAACTTTTTTGTTGGAAAAATACCACCATGCTTGAAGTATCTTCCAAG GTCAAGCTTCCAAGGAAACTGCTTTCAGGATGGCTACTCTGTCTTGCAGCGGTCTTCTCAACTTTGTCGTG GTGGTTCTGCAAAAAGCCAGGGGGTAGCCAGAGAAACATCTAAACAGTATCATGAGGGCAACAAACATCAAAATCTGCAGCAACCAGTATGGCTTCTGATTTTGGAAATTACTACGGGAGTTCTCGTGGTAGTTTTCCTCACAACTGGTGCTGTGACTGCTGTAAAAAGTTGTAAACTAAAAACGTCTGTCAAAATCCCTTGGACAAGAACCATGACATGGAAAGATGAGATAGCAATATCAATAG ataatgaaatgctgaaaaatGTGTCAAGGTTAACAAGGCAGGAACTGGAAGTTGCTTGTGAAGATTTCAGCAACATAATTGGCTCTTCTCCAGACAGTATAGTCTATAAGGGCACCATGAAGGATGGACCAGAAATTGCTGTCATATCATTATGCATCTCAAAAGATCAGTGGACAGGCTACCTCGAATTTTTCTTTCAGTCTAAG GTTGTGGATTTGGCACGGTTAAATCATGAGACCACAGCAAAGTTACTGGGCTATTGCAAAGAGAGTGATCCATTTTCAAGGATGCTTGTTTTTGAATATGCATCTAATGGGACACTGTATGAGCACCTTCATT ATGGTGATGGATGCCAATTATCCTGGCTTAGACGGATGAAAATAGCAATTGGAGTTGCTCGTGGACTTAAGTATCTACACACAGAGTTGCAGCCTCCTTTTCCTATACCTGAATTGAACTCAACTGCAGTATATCTAACTGAAGATTTTTCTCCAAAG TTGGTTGATTTTGAGAGCTGGAAAATGATATTCTCAAAATCTGGAAAGAATTCTGGTTACATCACCGGTGGTGGTTCTTTTCATGGATATGTGGATTCATTAGAGCAACTGAATATGGATGTCCAGGGCAACACACATGCTTTTGGAGTGCTTTTACTGGAACTAATCAGCGGAAGACCTCGATTTTGCAAAGATAGAGGTTATTTGGTGGATTGG GCTTTGAAGTATCTTCAAAATCCAGAAGAGAAAAGCAAGCTAATAGATCCTGAACTGGAAAATGTCAAGAGTGATGACATTGATGTAATATGCAGTGTGGTGAGCCTTTGCATTGAACCTGATCCTTCTAAGAGGCCGTCAATGCAAATAATAACTGCCATGCTGGAGAATGGAATTGACTTATCAGCAGCAGCCCTTCTCAAAGAGTCTCCTTTGGCTTGGGCAGAGCTAGCCTTATCCTCATAA